One segment of Microcoleus sp. AS-A8 DNA contains the following:
- a CDS encoding type I restriction endonuclease subunit R yields MVTGVGITDAIKSLSDLQVRCNLRQADNEGFFREWVEDLPELDEREQAGIERIKQRYDYHRFDGLLLEGTINLVVVSPLLELAGFLDPPFRIRSPYGIALELDDPEETIRGFINVLVVQEQLWILVVESKRTSIPVPAALPQLLVQRGRNNPPV; encoded by the coding sequence TTACTGGTGTAGGAATTACTGACGCTATCAAGAGCTTAAGCGATCTTCAAGTTCGCTGTAATTTGCGTCAGGCTGACAATGAGGGCTTTTTCAGGGAGTGGGTTGAAGATTTACCTGAACTCGATGAGCGGGAACAGGCTGGCATCGAACGCATTAAACAACGCTATGATTACCATCGCTTCGATGGTTTGTTGTTGGAGGGTACGATTAACCTTGTGGTGGTTTCGCCACTCTTGGAACTTGCAGGTTTTCTCGATCCACCCTTCCGCATTCGTTCGCCTTACGGTATTGCACTAGAACTGGACGATCCTGAAGAAACAATTCGCGGTTTTATCAATGTGCTAGTCGTACAGGAGCAACTTTGGATTTTGGTTGTGGAGTCAAAGCGGACGAGTATTCCAGTTCCGGCAGCTTTGCCGCAGTTACTAGTGCAGCGCGGCAGAAATAACCCACCAGTCTAG